In a single window of the Ignavibacteriales bacterium genome:
- a CDS encoding zinc ribbon domain-containing protein yields MKCTHCDADNEDGRKFCRDCGIAIGVMCDRCKIVNPFGDTYCGMCGFKLLEMPKEMSSPSDPLEMPQPDRPGQYTARDIKELLSLRTKLKKEEDSLESLRQDDIDKLFGRTK; encoded by the coding sequence ATGAAATGCACACACTGTGATGCTGACAACGAAGATGGCCGCAAGTTCTGCCGTGACTGCGGTATTGCGATCGGAGTGATGTGTGATCGCTGCAAGATCGTGAACCCGTTCGGCGATACGTACTGTGGCATGTGCGGATTCAAGCTACTGGAAATGCCCAAAGAGATGTCTTCACCTTCTGACCCATTAGAAATGCCGCAGCCGGACAGACCAGGGCAGTACACGGCCCGCGATATTAAAGAGCTTCTCTCCCTGCGGACGAAGCTCAAGAAGGAAGAGGATTCCCTTGAAAGCCTCCGTCAGGACGACATTGACAAACTGTTCGGGAGGACGAAATGA
- a CDS encoding response regulator transcription factor, which yields MIRIFIADDHVLIREGFKKILREEPDLCVVGEAGTAAEILAKIAESECDILVLDLGLPDRPGMEVLREVKNMLPHLCVLILSMYPEDRFALRAVKAGADGYLSKEGAATELATAIRQIKGGHKYVSQNLSENLLEKVRGKVPLMMHEALSDREFQILQLIAAGKAISDIAAQLNLSVSTVNTHRTHILDKMNLHTNAELMRYAIENKLVE from the coding sequence ATGATAAGAATTTTCATCGCTGATGATCATGTCCTTATTCGGGAAGGGTTCAAGAAAATCCTCCGAGAGGAACCGGACCTGTGCGTCGTTGGAGAAGCGGGAACTGCCGCGGAAATTCTCGCCAAGATTGCGGAGTCCGAATGCGATATCCTTGTTTTGGATCTGGGGCTGCCCGACAGGCCGGGCATGGAGGTTTTGAGAGAAGTCAAGAATATGCTTCCCCACCTCTGTGTTCTCATTCTGAGTATGTATCCCGAAGACCGCTTTGCGCTGAGGGCGGTCAAAGCGGGGGCAGATGGGTACCTTTCGAAGGAAGGCGCTGCTACAGAGCTCGCGACTGCAATCCGCCAGATAAAAGGGGGACACAAGTATGTGAGTCAGAATTTGTCGGAAAATCTTCTTGAAAAAGTGCGTGGGAAAGTGCCGTTGATGATGCACGAAGCGCTCTCAGATCGGGAGTTCCAGATCCTCCAGTTGATCGCAGCGGGGAAAGCAATATCGGATATCGCGGCTCAATTGAACCTGAGTGTCAGCACTGTGAACACACACAGGACGCATATCCTGGACAAGATGAACTTGCACACGAACGCCGAGTTGATGCGGTACGCGATTGAGAACAAGCTGGTGGAGTGA
- a CDS encoding response regulator: MAKTYSALIIDDSGEVRIILTRYFKNLGFETIDTAEDGRAGLDKARSTKPDIVILDGIMPELDGIKALPEIKKESPNTVVVICSSLSDKSKVMAFKNAGADFYILKPFDRERFEEVINQAIEILASRPGSAS; this comes from the coding sequence ATGGCCAAGACATATTCGGCACTGATCATTGATGACTCCGGCGAAGTCCGGATAATACTCACACGGTACTTCAAGAACCTCGGGTTTGAGACTATCGACACTGCAGAAGACGGGAGGGCCGGCCTGGACAAAGCCAGATCGACGAAGCCTGACATTGTTATCCTCGACGGCATTATGCCCGAACTGGACGGGATAAAGGCGCTGCCGGAAATCAAGAAGGAGAGTCCGAACACGGTTGTTGTTATCTGTTCGTCCCTGTCGGACAAGTCGAAGGTGATGGCATTTAAAAATGCGGGGGCAGACTTCTACATTCTCAAGCCTTTTGACAGGGAGAGGTTCGAGGAGGTGATAAATCAAGCCATCGAGATTCTTGCGAGCAGACCGGGGAGTGCCTCATGA
- a CDS encoding response regulator transcription factor, whose product MKLFVADDSSAIRERIVRMVSELKNAEVVGEAADGAEALRRIPESKPDLVILDLKMPVASGFEVLPLIKGLASHPLVMVLTNYATSRHREECKKLGADYFFDKSREFEKAIDVIEALAETFSHSRL is encoded by the coding sequence ATGAAACTGTTTGTAGCAGATGATTCCTCGGCAATACGTGAACGCATCGTTCGAATGGTCTCAGAATTGAAGAATGCTGAGGTCGTCGGTGAAGCGGCCGACGGTGCAGAGGCGCTACGTCGTATCCCCGAATCAAAACCCGATCTCGTCATTCTCGACTTGAAAATGCCGGTCGCCAGTGGTTTCGAAGTCCTGCCTCTCATCAAAGGGCTCGCATCGCACCCACTGGTAATGGTTCTGACGAACTATGCGACAAGCAGGCATCGTGAAGAATGCAAAAAGCTCGGGGCAGACTATTTTTTTGATAAGTCGAGGGAGTTTGAGAAAGCGATCGATGTCATAGAGGCTCTGGCAGAGACCTTTTCCCATTCCAGACTGTGA
- a CDS encoding GspE/PulE family protein: MTTEYQQLIDVLLKEGRIDGEVLKGKRSQFDDAVGREGIAKSLVKILNVAETDVAGTIAKSFNLPQMHVAREMATAPTGIFAEEEIVGYRVLPIFQMGLELTVAFVDPPTPQIRVLLQKISGYRVLPVISTVSDFESALSKYSGALDKVQRVGSLFDLDKFDIRVGEGKIKGFSDDGKAEETMARLAEELLLRAAKMGASDIHIEPGKHELLIRFRVDGYLRRIVSLPMSYHPGILSILKAKSGMDMFEQLIPQDGRMSLKFADREIDVRVSSLPLLFGNKMVLRLLSTTAMMANLDNLGFSDANLSLFRSLLRLPNGIVLVTGPTGSGKTTTLYAGLNEIRSMDRNITTVENPVEYMLELVNQVQVNADRGLTFASILRAILRQDPNVILLGEIRDTETGTIATEAALTGHLVLSTLHTNDAVGAISRMINLGIESFWVSASVIGILGQRLVRKICARCKEEYVPDANTLDELGLALLPRGTPFFRGRGCTYCGGGGYKGRVAIHEVFVITEEMRDMIYGQVTTSKLRALAAANGFRDMYFDGVQKALAGITTLDEVRRISKKTI; encoded by the coding sequence ATGACCACTGAATATCAGCAATTGATTGACGTCCTGCTCAAGGAAGGGAGAATCGACGGAGAGGTGCTGAAGGGGAAGCGGTCGCAATTCGACGACGCCGTCGGGCGCGAGGGAATCGCAAAAAGCCTCGTCAAAATCCTGAATGTGGCCGAAACCGATGTCGCCGGGACTATCGCGAAGTCGTTCAACCTTCCGCAGATGCATGTTGCCCGCGAAATGGCAACGGCGCCCACCGGCATCTTCGCGGAAGAAGAAATCGTCGGTTATCGGGTGCTTCCGATTTTCCAGATGGGATTGGAACTGACCGTTGCATTCGTCGATCCACCAACTCCTCAAATCCGCGTGCTGTTGCAGAAAATCAGCGGTTACAGGGTGCTCCCGGTCATCTCGACTGTCTCTGATTTCGAGTCTGCCCTGAGCAAGTATTCGGGTGCCCTTGACAAAGTACAAAGGGTCGGATCGTTGTTTGATCTGGACAAATTCGATATTCGGGTGGGAGAGGGGAAAATCAAAGGATTCTCTGATGATGGGAAAGCGGAAGAAACCATGGCCCGGCTTGCAGAGGAGCTCCTGCTCCGGGCGGCAAAGATGGGCGCCAGCGATATCCATATAGAGCCGGGGAAGCACGAACTCCTGATCCGGTTCCGCGTTGATGGTTATCTTCGGCGCATCGTGTCTCTGCCGATGTCGTATCACCCGGGGATCCTTTCTATTCTGAAAGCGAAATCCGGAATGGACATGTTCGAGCAATTGATTCCGCAGGATGGCAGAATGTCTCTCAAATTCGCTGATCGCGAGATCGATGTTCGGGTCAGCTCACTTCCTCTGTTGTTCGGGAACAAGATGGTGTTGCGGCTCCTCAGCACCACCGCGATGATGGCCAATCTGGACAATCTCGGTTTCTCGGATGCGAACCTCTCATTGTTCCGTTCGCTGCTCAGGCTGCCGAACGGAATCGTGCTGGTTACCGGTCCGACAGGCAGCGGAAAAACCACGACGCTCTACGCCGGCTTGAATGAGATCAGAAGCATGGATCGCAATATTACGACAGTTGAAAATCCCGTGGAGTACATGCTCGAACTTGTCAATCAGGTCCAGGTGAACGCGGACCGCGGACTTACGTTTGCCTCGATACTGCGCGCCATCCTTCGCCAGGATCCGAATGTCATTCTTCTCGGGGAAATCCGGGATACGGAAACGGGGACCATTGCAACGGAAGCAGCGTTGACCGGGCATCTTGTTTTGAGCACACTTCATACCAACGACGCTGTGGGAGCGATTTCACGTATGATCAATCTCGGGATCGAGTCGTTCTGGGTCAGTGCGTCAGTGATCGGGATCCTTGGGCAACGATTGGTCCGCAAGATTTGTGCGCGCTGCAAAGAAGAGTATGTTCCCGATGCCAATACGCTCGATGAACTCGGTTTGGCTCTCCTTCCACGGGGGACACCGTTTTTCCGCGGGCGCGGCTGCACCTACTGTGGAGGAGGCGGATACAAAGGGAGGGTCGCCATCCATGAGGTCTTTGTGATAACGGAGGAGATGCGCGACATGATTTATGGACAGGTAACGACGAGCAAACTTCGGGCTCTTGCCGCCGCGAACGGCTTCCGTGACATGTACTTCGACGGTGTACAAAAAGCCCTGGCGGGAATCACTACACTCGATGAGGTGCGGCGGATTTCAAAGAAGACGATTTAA
- a CDS encoding response regulator has product MHRDKRGGNILIVDDTLDNLRLLSQMLTAGGHSVRAAKSGREALASIQAAKPDMVLLDIKLPDLSGYEVCTLLKADVATRDVPIMFLSSLDEIKDKLHGFEVGGIDYVTKPFHEQEVLARVQTQVNLSHLRTELKRHTEDLELSNERLTIEIAERRRVEQEREKLIEELQSALENIRTLDGLVPICSSCKKIRDDKGFWNQLEKYLVEHTDAKLTHGICPDCAELYFPGIAQKTSPGGAL; this is encoded by the coding sequence ATGCATAGAGACAAGCGCGGCGGAAACATCCTGATTGTCGACGACACACTTGATAATTTGCGCCTGCTCTCACAAATGTTAACCGCTGGCGGCCATTCTGTCCGCGCAGCCAAATCCGGACGGGAAGCGCTCGCGTCCATTCAGGCCGCAAAGCCAGACATGGTTTTGCTCGACATCAAGCTTCCGGATCTGAGCGGATATGAAGTTTGTACCCTGCTAAAAGCGGATGTGGCGACGCGTGATGTGCCCATTATGTTTCTCAGCTCATTGGACGAAATCAAGGACAAACTCCATGGATTCGAGGTCGGAGGCATCGATTATGTCACTAAGCCGTTCCACGAGCAAGAAGTCCTGGCGCGCGTCCAAACGCAAGTTAATCTAAGCCATTTGCGCACTGAGCTGAAGCGACACACTGAAGACCTGGAATTGTCCAACGAACGGCTTACCATTGAAATCGCCGAGCGCCGGCGGGTGGAACAAGAGCGCGAAAAGCTGATAGAGGAACTGCAATCAGCACTGGAAAATATCAGGACTCTGGATGGATTGGTTCCGATTTGTTCTTCCTGCAAGAAAATTCGCGACGATAAGGGCTTCTGGAATCAACTTGAGAAATACCTGGTAGAACACACCGACGCGAAGTTGACGCATGGGATCTGCCCGGACTGCGCGGAGCTGTACTTCCCAGGGATTGCTCAGAAGACTTCGCCGGGGGGTGCTCTTTAA
- a CDS encoding response regulator: MRHNTPGGSILIVDDTLDNLRLLSHMLTERGYSVRAAKSGLEALASIQAAKPDLLLLDIKLPDLSGYEVCARLKADSATSDLPIVFLSVMDETKDKLQGFKAGGVDYITKPFHAEEVLARVHTHIEIGRLREELERQAVDLRDSQHLLMESQVIAGLGTYVLEIPKGTWTSSVVLDGIFGIDENYVRSVEGWGSLIHPDCRDMMLEYFAREVIAKCSLFDKEYKIVRHDNGEERWVHGLGEL; encoded by the coding sequence ATGAGACATAACACGCCTGGTGGAAGCATCCTGATTGTCGATGACACGCTCGACAATCTGCGCCTCCTTTCACACATGTTAACTGAGCGTGGCTACTCTGTTCGTGCCGCGAAGTCCGGACTGGAAGCACTGGCGTCCATTCAGGCCGCGAAGCCGGACCTGCTATTGCTCGACATCAAGCTTCCGGATCTGAGCGGTTATGAAGTGTGTGCCCGGTTGAAGGCGGATTCAGCGACCAGTGATTTGCCCATAGTGTTCCTGAGTGTGATGGACGAAACCAAGGACAAACTCCAGGGTTTCAAGGCGGGTGGCGTCGACTACATCACCAAGCCGTTCCACGCAGAAGAAGTTCTGGCACGCGTCCATACCCATATTGAAATAGGTCGTTTGCGCGAAGAGCTTGAACGGCAAGCTGTCGATCTGCGGGACAGCCAACACCTGCTTATGGAATCTCAGGTGATCGCGGGCCTGGGGACCTATGTCCTTGAAATTCCGAAGGGAACCTGGACAAGTTCGGTAGTGCTGGACGGGATCTTCGGCATTGATGAAAATTATGTTCGTTCAGTTGAAGGATGGGGTTCACTCATTCATCCGGATTGTCGTGACATGATGCTGGAGTATTTTGCCAGGGAAGTAATTGCGAAATGTTCACTTTTCGACAAGGAATACAAGATAGTTCGACATGACAACGGCGAGGAGCGTTGGGTCCATGGGTTAGGTGAACTCGA
- a CDS encoding ATP-binding protein: MFLNRITPLTFKRLIVTVAIIAVAAALRVWPLHSLGSTLAWLTFYPAVMVIAIYGGFWSGLLGTLLGCLIATTLWFVIAAQPFVKNPADWLGVAVFVLTGTMISTVAEAMRRANERASEAQKQAEAANHAKSAFLANMSHELRTPLNAILGYSQLMQRDASLLREHQDNLKIINRSGEHLLELINDVLEIAKIESNRVTLEPFAFDLHALILDLKKMFQVRTDSKELLFEIYGIDELPRYVVADEKKLRVVLINLLGNAVKFTQNGYVTMRLSHRKEGPEEMILCVEVEDTGPGIAEGEKDKLFKYFIQTESGKLSRSGTGLGLAISQDYIRMMGGEISVRSHVGEGSIFRFEIPIAEGKGGDFVERPLARRVIGLEPRQKVPRVLVAEDTEANRTLLVKLLTSVGLDVRAVSNGREAVDVVEQWQPDFVWMDIRMPVMDGLEATRRIKSTEKGNRTKVVALSAHVFGEEREDIIAAGCDDFVGKPYREHEIFEVMAKHVGLQYVYEEKLVEDAGGALPPDGEMDLRSIDPEMRAELDGAVTSTDALKITELADRLCVQNPAAATRLRTCAKNFDYDTIRAALCRAATEGDIHA; encoded by the coding sequence ATGTTCTTGAATCGTATTACCCCATTGACATTCAAGCGTCTCATTGTCACTGTCGCAATCATCGCGGTAGCTGCCGCGTTGCGAGTGTGGCCACTCCATTCACTTGGTTCAACTCTCGCGTGGTTGACGTTCTATCCCGCCGTTATGGTCATTGCGATATACGGAGGCTTCTGGTCGGGATTACTAGGGACGTTGCTTGGCTGTCTCATCGCAACAACGTTGTGGTTTGTGATTGCGGCACAACCGTTCGTAAAAAACCCTGCCGATTGGCTTGGCGTGGCCGTTTTCGTTCTTACAGGCACGATGATATCAACCGTTGCCGAAGCCATGCGGCGTGCAAATGAGCGGGCGAGCGAGGCACAAAAACAAGCAGAAGCGGCGAACCATGCCAAGAGCGCTTTTCTCGCAAACATGAGCCACGAACTTCGCACACCACTGAACGCCATCCTGGGGTACTCACAACTCATGCAGAGAGATGCTTCACTATTACGCGAACATCAGGACAACTTGAAGATTATCAATCGCAGTGGGGAGCATTTACTGGAACTGATCAACGATGTGCTCGAGATCGCCAAGATCGAGTCGAATCGTGTCACGCTGGAACCTTTCGCCTTTGATCTCCATGCCCTGATCCTTGACCTGAAGAAGATGTTTCAAGTCCGGACGGACTCTAAAGAGCTGCTCTTCGAAATCTACGGAATCGATGAACTGCCTCGCTACGTCGTAGCGGATGAAAAAAAACTTCGCGTCGTGTTGATCAACCTGCTGGGGAATGCGGTCAAGTTCACACAAAACGGTTATGTCACGATGCGCCTCTCTCATCGGAAGGAAGGTCCTGAGGAGATGATTCTTTGTGTAGAAGTGGAAGACACCGGACCGGGAATCGCAGAAGGTGAAAAAGACAAGCTTTTCAAGTATTTCATCCAAACCGAAAGCGGCAAGCTCTCCAGAAGCGGCACGGGATTGGGACTGGCAATCAGTCAGGATTATATTCGGATGATGGGAGGAGAAATCTCTGTCAGAAGCCATGTGGGAGAGGGAAGCATCTTCCGTTTCGAGATACCCATTGCTGAGGGGAAAGGGGGAGACTTTGTGGAAAGGCCCCTTGCGCGACGGGTTATTGGACTGGAGCCCCGGCAAAAGGTTCCACGCGTGCTTGTAGCGGAGGACACGGAGGCAAATCGGACTCTTCTCGTCAAGCTGCTTACATCGGTGGGTCTTGATGTGCGTGCAGTCTCCAATGGTCGCGAGGCCGTGGACGTAGTTGAACAATGGCAACCTGACTTTGTTTGGATGGACATCCGGATGCCGGTGATGGACGGACTGGAGGCGACGCGGCGAATCAAATCTACTGAAAAAGGAAATCGCACCAAAGTGGTTGCGCTTTCTGCTCATGTTTTTGGAGAGGAGCGGGAAGATATCATCGCGGCGGGCTGTGATGACTTTGTGGGAAAACCGTACCGGGAACACGAGATTTTTGAGGTCATGGCAAAGCACGTTGGGCTTCAGTATGTGTATGAAGAAAAGCTGGTGGAGGATGCAGGAGGGGCGTTGCCGCCCGATGGCGAAATGGACCTGCGATCCATAGATCCTGAGATGCGGGCGGAACTGGACGGGGCGGTGACCAGTACTGATGCTCTAAAGATTACCGAGCTTGCCGATCGCCTGTGCGTGCAAAACCCGGCCGCGGCGACGAGGTTACGCACATGCGCGAAGAATTTTGATTACGATACCATCCGGGCGGCGCTTTGCCGCGCCGCGACTGAAGGGGATATCCATGCATAG
- a CDS encoding PAS domain S-box protein: MNQQANNSLNMWINAFPRISGGAAVVVGSIVLVGWMFEIPLLKSLHPSMVSMKANAALAFMLAGTCMLLLHSSAQSMKLRRVSQALALFVILIGLLTSIEYTFGWNAGIDQLLFKDLPGAAGALHGGRMPFSAAVSFVCVGIAFFVLEARSRRGIVFSQILATIVGVLGLIGLLGYIPNLPEFLGYAVHTRMAAHGAMTFILLSIGVLSLNPDDGIIGEIIVDGFGGFMARRLLPAAVGIPILIGWITTEGERNGLYGNQFGDVIAAAAYIAIALVLTWRTARSLNKLDAKRKRMEKEQIESEKYFKELFDDAPVAYHELDLEGRISRVNQTELRSLGYRLEEMLGHFVWEFLDDQEASRQSVLAKLAGTKPPAKGVERVYRRKDMTTIDVVSEDTILRDADGRITGIRTTLQDVTELKLAQEQMRRSEERWRAVVRTATDAIVTVGEEGAILSWNEAAERIFGYSSDVALGMQLNLIIPEGYRDAHRIGMHRLLETGKPRVIGKTVELVGLRSDRSEFPIELSLAMVKVDDSVMFTGIIRDVSGRKKAEREIRLLAQTLSSTKDCVSVTDLDDNIIFVNDAFLHTYGYTREELVGHPVVIVRSGKTSPEIGSKILKETLAGGWYGEIFNRRKDGTDFPIELWTSVVKDESGKVIATVGVARDITAHKRAEQERESIIKELKTTLENVRTLDGLVPICAHCKKIRDDKGYWNQLEKYIVDHTDAKLTHGLCPECAELYFPGLAAKTSPGGSPSR, encoded by the coding sequence ATGAACCAACAAGCGAACAATTCCCTCAACATGTGGATCAACGCGTTTCCGCGTATCTCGGGTGGCGCCGCGGTTGTCGTCGGTTCAATCGTTCTTGTCGGCTGGATGTTTGAGATTCCACTCTTGAAGAGCCTGCACCCAAGCATGGTTTCCATGAAAGCGAACGCGGCGCTTGCATTTATGCTCGCTGGAACATGCATGTTGCTTCTACACTCGTCAGCGCAAAGCATGAAGCTGAGACGCGTTTCACAGGCTCTCGCGTTGTTCGTCATCCTGATCGGGCTACTCACATCAATAGAGTATACGTTTGGCTGGAATGCCGGAATAGACCAACTTCTGTTTAAGGATTTACCAGGAGCGGCTGGTGCATTGCATGGGGGGCGAATGCCTTTCAGCGCTGCCGTGAGCTTTGTTTGCGTTGGCATTGCTTTTTTTGTGCTTGAAGCGAGAAGTCGCCGCGGCATTGTGTTCAGTCAGATCCTGGCGACGATTGTGGGCGTTCTGGGGTTGATTGGTCTGCTCGGCTACATCCCCAATTTGCCGGAATTCCTGGGCTACGCCGTGCACACGCGGATGGCTGCTCATGGTGCGATGACATTCATTCTTCTCTCTATCGGAGTATTATCGCTCAATCCCGACGATGGAATCATCGGCGAAATTATTGTCGACGGGTTCGGTGGTTTCATGGCCCGCCGCCTGTTGCCTGCTGCAGTGGGCATACCGATCCTTATTGGCTGGATCACTACGGAGGGTGAAAGGAACGGTCTCTATGGCAATCAGTTTGGCGATGTCATTGCAGCGGCTGCATACATCGCCATTGCGTTGGTTCTGACGTGGAGAACCGCCCGATCGCTCAACAAACTCGATGCGAAACGCAAGCGCATGGAGAAGGAACAGATCGAAAGCGAGAAATACTTCAAGGAGCTGTTCGACGATGCCCCGGTAGCATATCACGAACTGGACCTGGAAGGGCGTATTTCTCGGGTCAACCAAACCGAACTCCGGTCGCTCGGCTATCGCCTCGAAGAAATGCTGGGACACTTCGTGTGGGAATTTCTCGACGACCAGGAGGCCTCAAGGCAGTCGGTCCTTGCTAAATTGGCCGGCACCAAACCGCCGGCGAAAGGCGTCGAGCGCGTCTACCGTCGAAAAGACATGACGACGATTGATGTCGTGAGCGAAGATACGATTCTGCGGGATGCCGACGGGCGCATCACCGGAATTCGCACCACGCTCCAGGATGTCACGGAGTTGAAGCTCGCTCAAGAGCAAATGCGAAGGAGTGAAGAACGATGGCGCGCCGTCGTGCGGACAGCGACAGACGCCATCGTGACCGTCGGAGAAGAAGGGGCCATCCTTTCCTGGAACGAAGCGGCCGAGCGAATCTTTGGCTATTCGTCCGATGTGGCGTTGGGTATGCAACTGAATCTGATCATTCCAGAAGGTTATCGGGACGCTCACCGGATTGGAATGCATCGGCTGCTGGAAACGGGTAAGCCGAGGGTCATTGGGAAAACTGTGGAGTTAGTCGGATTGAGGAGCGACAGGAGTGAATTCCCGATCGAACTCTCCCTGGCGATGGTGAAGGTTGATGATTCTGTGATGTTCACGGGTATCATCCGTGACGTCAGCGGACGCAAGAAAGCGGAACGCGAGATCAGATTGCTGGCGCAGACCCTCTCCTCGACGAAAGACTGCGTGTCCGTTACAGATCTTGATGACAATATCATCTTCGTGAACGATGCCTTCTTGCACACGTATGGATATACTCGTGAAGAGTTGGTTGGCCATCCGGTTGTAATTGTCCGTTCGGGGAAGACTTCTCCGGAGATCGGGAGCAAAATCCTGAAAGAAACGCTTGCCGGGGGATGGTATGGTGAAATCTTCAACCGCCGGAAAGATGGGACTGACTTTCCAATAGAGCTCTGGACATCGGTCGTGAAAGATGAGTCTGGAAAGGTGATCGCGACAGTAGGAGTTGCACGCGACATCACCGCCCACAAGCGGGCCGAGCAGGAGCGGGAATCGATCATCAAAGAATTGAAAACCACTCTCGAGAATGTGAGGACTTTGGATGGCTTGGTCCCTATTTGCGCTCACTGCAAAAAAATACGCGACGACAAGGGTTACTGGAACCAACTGGAAAAATATATTGTGGACCACACGGACGCGAAGTTGACGCATGGACTCTGCCCGGAGTGTGCCGAGCTGTACTTCCCGGGGCTTGCTGCGAAGACTTCGCCGGGGGGAAGTCCGTCCAGGTGA